The Nocardioides humi genome includes a region encoding these proteins:
- a CDS encoding glycosyltransferase family 2 protein, whose amino-acid sequence MLTTPVTLIAFNRPDLTSGTLAAIRAVRPTRLFLVADGPRAGNADDVERCAAVRAVLEDVDWPCEVHRRYAETNLGLEANVELGLDWVFARAGSSIVLEDDCQAGPTFFRYAEELLERYRDDPRVWQVSGSGLGVPQRLFGDASYAFTAWASVWGWATWADRWHRHREVFPRDHAAGDAPVRTVPAVQQPGLLVTRSAQQHFAEAAVSDDTVTHGWDKHWWLTMMTFRGLAISPAVNLVENVGWGADATHGVAPGKRDNAAEAMAFPLRHPAEVALDPEVERELELVLNRVGGRAATLARRLVRSPRLRHAARTAVNSRAATAAHRLVSQLGEKSRRA is encoded by the coding sequence TTGCTGACCACCCCCGTGACGCTGATCGCGTTCAACCGGCCCGACCTGACCTCGGGGACGCTGGCCGCGATCCGGGCCGTGCGGCCGACCCGGCTCTTCCTGGTCGCCGACGGCCCGCGCGCCGGCAACGCCGACGACGTCGAGCGCTGCGCCGCGGTCCGCGCCGTCCTGGAGGACGTCGACTGGCCGTGCGAGGTGCACCGGCGCTACGCCGAGACGAACCTCGGCCTCGAGGCCAACGTCGAGCTCGGCCTCGACTGGGTGTTCGCCCGGGCCGGCTCCTCGATCGTGCTCGAGGACGACTGCCAGGCCGGTCCCACCTTCTTCCGGTACGCCGAGGAGCTGCTCGAGCGCTACCGCGACGACCCGCGGGTGTGGCAGGTCTCGGGCAGCGGGCTCGGCGTACCGCAGCGGCTGTTCGGCGACGCCAGCTATGCGTTCACCGCGTGGGCGAGCGTGTGGGGCTGGGCGACCTGGGCCGACCGCTGGCACCGGCACCGCGAGGTCTTCCCCCGCGACCACGCCGCCGGCGACGCGCCGGTCCGCACCGTGCCCGCGGTGCAGCAGCCCGGCCTGCTCGTCACCCGCTCCGCGCAGCAGCACTTCGCCGAGGCGGCCGTCTCCGACGACACCGTCACCCACGGCTGGGACAAGCACTGGTGGCTGACCATGATGACCTTCAGGGGCCTGGCGATCTCCCCGGCGGTCAACCTCGTGGAGAACGTCGGCTGGGGGGCCGACGCGACCCACGGCGTCGCACCCGGCAAGCGCGACAACGCCGCCGAGGCGATGGCGTTCCCGCTCCGGCACCCGGCCGAGGTGGCGCTGGACCCGGAGGTGGAGCGCGAGCTGGAGCTGGTGCTCAACCGGGTCGGGGGCCGCGCCGCCACCCTCGCGCGCCGGCTGGTGCGCTCCCCGCGCCTGCGGCACGCCGCGCGCACCGCCGTCAACAGCCGCGCCGCCACGGCCGCCCACCGCCTCGTGAGCCAACTGGGAGAGAAGAGCCGTCGTGCCTGA